The following proteins are co-located in the Hevea brasiliensis isolate MT/VB/25A 57/8 chromosome 11, ASM3005281v1, whole genome shotgun sequence genome:
- the LOC110654002 gene encoding uncharacterized protein LOC110654002, translating to MITSTTSADTLNDAQFSNRHLTALPDQNNEAAHANVPFLLQPSYAMSKSLLFDELRNFRISLKWCALDHSSCIGKFISYFTFIFFTIIVPTISSLSIKVPSSSAASDDPISFNNLVQFPESGLALMAFLTLSRFFRRYSLRQLLFLDGLQDDSLFVRRGYSRELDKAFRYLACILLPSFFVELAHKIIFFSSVKISLPCMSSGVPMNSIMFVLVLASWVYRTGVFLLVCVLFRLTCELQILRFEGFHKLFDGCESYAGVIFREHVRIKKQLSVTSHRYRFFIIACLVTITISQLGALLLVLAFKSDKTFVNSGDLVICSVVQLSGFFLCILGAARITHRAQGVVSIATRWHMIVTSSSARSDQGKCIVPEVDETLVSKSAVTDADSSDILVSTSSQNPSSFQTRQAFVAYLQHNNGGITLFGFALDRGLLHTLFAFEFSLVLWILSKVVVLS from the exons ATGATCACCTCCACCACTTCTGCTGACACCCTTAACGATGCCCAATTCTCCAATCGACATTTGACGGCATTACCTGATCAAAACAATGAAGCAGCGCATGCTAACGTACCCTTTTTACTCCAACCATCATATGCAATGTCAAAATCCTTACTCTTCGATGAACTACGCAATTTTCGAATAAGCCTCAAATGGTGCGCCCTTGATCACTCCTCTTGCATAGgaaaatttatatcatatttcaCATTCATATTCTTCACTATTATTGTCCCCACCATAAGCTCCCTCTCTATTAAAGTCCCATCCTCATCAGCAGCATCTGATGACCCCATATCTTTCAACAACCTGGTGCAGTTTCCTGAGTCTGGCTTGGCTCTAATGGCTTTCTTGACCCTATCCCGTTTCTTTAGAAGGTATAGCCTGCGCCAGCTCTTATTCCTGGATGGGCTACAAGACGATTCTTTGTTTGTCAGACGTGGATACTCTCGGGAACTTGATAAGGCTTTTCGTTACCTAGCATGCATTCTACTGCCATCCTTTTTTGTGGAACTGGCACACAAAATCATCTTCTTCTCTTCAGTGAAAATATCATTACCTTGCATGAGTTCAGGTGTTCCGATGAATTCTATCATGTTTGTGTTGGTGTTGGCATCGTGGGTTTACAGGACAGGCGTTTTCCTGTTGGTCTGCGTTCTATTTCGGCTGACTTGTGAGCTCCAAATACTCAGATTTGAAGGGTTTCATAAGTTGTTCGACGGATGCGAATCGTATGCTGGTGTCATATTCAGGGAGCATGTTAGGATTAAGAAACAGTTGTCTGTTACAAGCCACAGATATCGGTTCTTTATCATTGCTTGTTTGGTTACCATTACCATTAGTCAACTGGGAGCATTGTTGCTGGTTCTGGCATTCAAGTCTGACAAAACTTTCGTCAATTCAGGGGACCTTGTG ATTTGTTCAGTGGTTCAGTTAAGTGGCTTCTTCCTATGCATACTGGGAGCAGCTAGAATCACACATAGAGCTCAAGGCGTCGTGTCCATAGCAACTAGATGGCATATGATCGTGACATCTTCATCCGCCAGATCAGACCAAGGGAAATGCATTGTCCCGGAGGTTGATGAGACTCTAGTATCCAAATCCGCTGTTACTGATGCCGATTCGTCAGACATTTTGGTCTCGACTTCCTCACAGAATCCATCGTCTTTCCAAACCAGGCAGGCATTTG TGGCATATTTGCAGCACAACAACGGAGGAATCACACTGTTCGGATTTGCACTTGATCGCGGATTGCTTCACACACTCTTTGCATTTGAGTTCTCTTTGGTGCTGTGGATTCTGAGCAAAGTGGTGGTTCTGTCTTGA
- the LOC110654003 gene encoding trihelix transcription factor ASR3, which yields MEAKEAANEFQKKGTKRRKGVEDSSKRSGNAGAPRTRSQVAPDWTTKEALILVNEIAAVEGDCLRVLSSYQKWKIIVENCTVLDLPRTANQCRSKWNSLLAEYNQIKQWDSKSKNDSYCFLDCERRKQLGLPENFDNELFKAIDDYVRAQKDRPDTDPDTDPEAQADLLHVIAKLGSKRKLNALLGEKPQNCCTKEQPLKFHTGEEPQNSWKGENPQMCCEKEKPQNIQAEEKPQKTLMEEKPKNDCTQKRKITGTEEMDQMMVDRLRENAELIHAIVQENPPEIADFGAADFVRGQGDKLIACLGDIVNILNQCPHLVQASD from the exons ATGGAAGCGAAAGAAGCTGCTAACGAGTTTCAAAAGAAAGGCACAAAGCGTAGGAAGGGAGTGGAAGACAGTAGCAAAAGATCTGGGAATGCGGGTGCTCCACGTACGCGTTCTCAGGTAGCTCCTGACTGGACCACCAAGGAAGCACTCATTCTTGTCAACGAGATTGCTGCTGTTGAAGGGGATTGTTTAAGAGTTTTGTCTTCCTACCAGAAATGGAAAATTATAGTCGAAAACTGTACTGTTTTGGATTTACCACGCACTGCGAATCAGTGTCGGAGCAAGTGGAATTCGTTGCTGGCTGAGTACAACCAGATCAAACAATGGGATTCCAAGTCCAAGAACGATTCGTATTGCTTTTTGGACTGTGAAAGGAGAAAACAATTAGGACTTCCTGAGAATTTTGACAACGAGCTCTTCAAAGCTATTGACGATTATGTGAGGGCACAGAAGGACCGCCCGGATACGGATCCAGATACTGATCCGGAAGCACAGGCTGACCTGCTTCATGTAATAGCAAAACTTG GGTCCAAGAGAAAACTTAATGCATTACTAGGAGAAAAGCCTCAAAATTGCTGCACAAAGGAACAGCCTCTGAAATTCCATACTGGAGAGGAACCTCAGAATAGTTGGAAGGGAGAAAATCCTCAGATGTGCTGTGAAAAGGAAAAGCCTCAGAATATCCAGGCTGAAGAGAAACCTCAGAAGACTCTTATGGAAGAGAAGCCTAAAAATGACTGCACACAAAAAAGGAAGATAACTGGCACAGAAGAAATGGACCAAATGATGGTGGACAGGCTGCGAGAGAATGCAGAATTGATCCATGCTATAGTTCAAGAAAACCCTCCTGAGATAGCAGACTTTGGGGCCGCTGATTTTGTAAGAGGTCAAGGGGACAAGCTTATTGCATGCCTTGGTGATATTGTAAATATCCTTAACCAATGTCCTCATCTTGTCCAAGCCAGTGACTAG
- the LOC110661045 gene encoding probable LRR receptor-like serine/threonine-protein kinase At4g31250, with the protein MGRAVACWMPLLLFFFFTTSSSGDGNTAVLITFKNSLTNSAALYSWNETVNPCNWVGLHCKDDGVIDKLTLENMDLSGMIDIDTLVQLPKLRALSFKNNSFEGPLPPLNKLTSLRTLYLSMNKFSGKIADDAFAGMNSLTQLYLANNNFTGPIPSALLPLPKLVKLSLENNQFEGQIPDFQHDFLLFNVSNNHLNGHIPVALAGINLASFAGNDGLCGKPLSACKSSRKKTIIIIAVVSASVIALAALVAVAYFRGRRTKTTQVKQLQVQGTKAQTKFAVMGRKEFVQSPDHDHKGQLHFVRNDRERFDLQELLRASAEVLGSGNFGSSYKALLLDGSAMVVKRFREMNNVGKEEFQEHMARLGTLSHCNLLPLVAFYYRKDEKLLIFDFIENGSLASHLHAKRASGQPGLDWPTRLKIIKGVARGLAYLHKEFPNLTLPHGHLKSSNVLLDHTFEPLLTDYGLVPVVNKAHAQQVMVAYKSPEFIQSDRTTTKTDVWSLGILILELLTGKFPANYLRQGKGANADLATWVNSVVREEWTGEVFDMDMRGTKHGEGELLKLLKIGMCCCEWRVERRWDLREAVDKIEELKERDSDDDFSSYASEGELYSSRAMTEDDFSFSINR; encoded by the exons ATGGGTCGCGCTGTAGCATGTTGGATgcctttgttattatttttctttttcacaaCTTCATCGTCCGGCGATGGTAATACTGCCGTCCTCATCACCTTCAAGAACTCCCTCACTAATTCCGCGGCGCTTTACAGTTGGAACGAGACAGTCAATCCATGCAATTGGGTTGGTTTGCATTGCAAAGATGATGGTGTCATTGATAAGTTGACCCTGGAGAACATGGACCTGTCTGGCATGATTGATATAGACACCCTCGTCCAGTTGCCTAAGTTGAGAGCCTTGAGCTTTAAGAACAATAGCTTCGAGGGCCCATTGCCACCGTTGAATAAACTCACTTCCTTGAGGACCTTGTATTTGTCCATGAACAAATTCTCGGGGAAAATTGCTGACGATGCTTTTGCTGGAATGAACTCCTTGACTCAACTTTATTTGGCAAATAACAACTTCACGGGCCCAATCCCTTCTGCGCTTCTTCCCTTGCCCAAGCTTGTCAAACTCAGCCTCGAGAATAATCAATTTGAAGGCCAAATACCGGACTTTCAACACGACTTCTTATTGTTTAACGTCTCCAATAACCATTTGAACGGTCACATTCCGGTTGCCCTTGCCGGCATCAATCTAGCCTCTTTTGCAG GGAACGATGGCCTATGTGGAAAGCCACTGTCTGCATGCAAGTCCTCCAGGAAGAAGACCATAATAATAATCGCGGTAGTGTCGGCAAGTGTGATTGCATTAGCTGCCCTGGTTGCAGTTGCTTATTTCCGCGGCCGCCGAACCAAAACGACCCAAGTGAAGCAGCTCCAAGTCCAAGGGACTAAAGCACAAACCAAATTTGCTGTTATGGGCCGAAAAGAATTTGTTCAATCGCCTGATCACGATCACAAGGGCCAGTTGCATTTCGTTAGGAACGACAGAGAGAGATTTGACTTGCAAGAACTTCTGAGGGCCTCTGCTGAGGTTTTGGGAAGCGGGAATTTTGGGTCATCTTATAAGGCACTTCTTTTAGATGGGTCTGCCATGGTTGTGAAGAGGTTTAGGGAAATGAATAATGTCGGCAAGGAAGAATTTCAGGAGCACATGGCTAGGCTAGGAACGCTGTCGCACTGTAATTTGCTCCCTCTCGTCGCATTCTACTATAGGAAAGATGAAAAGCTTTTAATTTTTGACTTTATTGAAAATGGGAGTTTGGCTAGTCATCTTCATG CTAAGCGTGCCTCCGGACAACCAGGGCTGGACTGGCCAACTCGCCTAAAAATCATCAAAGGGGTAGCCAGGGGATTGGCCTACCTCCACAAGGAGTTCCCTAACCTAACTCTACCGCATGGTCACCTGAAATCCTCTAACGTGCTTCTGGACCATACTTTCGAGCCCCTGTTGACGGACTATGGGTTGGTGCCTGTGGTAAACAAAGCTCATGCTCAACAAGTTATGGTAGCGTACAAGTCCCCAGAATTCATCCAAAGTGACCGCACCACAACAAAGACCGATGTGTGGAGTCTCGGCATTCTAATCCTGGAGCTGTTGACCGGTAAGTTTCCGGCCAATTATCTTAGACAAGGTAAAGGCGCCAATGCTGATCTAGCGACTTGGGTAAATTCAGTTGTCAGAGAAGAATGGACGGGAGAGGTGTTTGATATGGATATGAGAGGGACTAAGCATGGCGAGGGTGAGTTGCTGAAGCTCTTGAAGATAGGGATGTGCTGCTGTGAATGGAGAGTGGAGAGAAGGTGGGATTTGAGGGAGGCTGTGGACAAGATCGAGGAGTTGAAGGAGAGAGACAGCGATGATGACTTCAGTTCCTACGCAAGTGAAGGAGAACTCTACTCTTCCAGAGCAATGACTGAGGACGATTTCTCTTTCTCTATCAACCGTTGA
- the LOC110661046 gene encoding probable nucleoredoxin 3, with amino-acid sequence MAGPDNQDKLIDRRDFVTILASQGVDFLLSGEGKVPLSSCDGKIICLFFSANWCRPCKTFVPQLVQLYNSLRVEDKKLEIIMVSFDRDEDGFKEHFKCIPWLAVPFDVELNRKLSEIYGINRIPSFVSLASDEISIEEDLIGLIEDYGSQAFPFTWKRREELRAIDDAKRQGGNLEQLLAHEGRNYVLSRDGRKIPVSELVGKTVGLYFGAYWCPPSRAFTAQLIETYNELVTTGDGCFEIILVSTDRDLIEFNTNLGNMPWLAIPYEDRTRQDLCRIFNIKGIPALVIIGEDGKTISMDGKGMISLYGAKAFPFTERRIAEIEAGLKKEGDALPQQVKDIKHHHELKLDMAKAYVCDCCKRQGRFWAFSCQVCDYDLHPGCVQKTE; translated from the exons ATGGCAGGGCCTGATAATCAAGACAAGCTTATCGACAGAAGAGACTTTGTGACGATCTTAGCATCTCAAGGGGTCGATTTTCTTCTTTCGGGTGAAGGAAAG GTACCCTTATCATCATGTGATGGGAAGATAATTTGCCTGTTCTTCTCCGCAAACTGGTGCAGGCCATGCAAAACCTTTGTTCCTCAGCTTGTGCAACTTTATAATAGCCTGAGAGTTGAGGATAAAAAGCTAGAGATTATCATGGTCTCCTTTGACCGTGATGAGGATGGATTCAAGGAACACTTCAAGTGCATACCGTGGCTTGCAGTTCCATTTGACGTGGAATTGAACAGAAAATTGAGTGAAATCTATGGCATCAATCGCATTCCATCATTTGTTTCATTGGCTTCAGATGAAATATCGATTGAAGAAGATCTGATTGGGTTGATAGAGGATTATGGCTCCCAAGCATTTCCCtttacctggaagagaagagaggAATTGAGGGCTATCGATGATGCAAAGCGCCAAGGAGGAAATTTAGAACAGCTTTTGGCACATGAAGGACGAAATTATGTTTTATCTAGAGATGGTAGAAAG ATACCAGTATCTGAACTTGTTGGGAAAACAGTAGGCCTGTATTTTGGAGCATACTGGTGCCCTCCTAGCCGTGCCTTTACTGCCCAGCTAATAGAAACCTACAATGAGCTGGTAACCACAGGGGATGGATGCTTCGAAATTATATTGGTGTCCACAGATCGAGACCTTATAGAATTTAATACCAACCTAGGTAACATGCCATGGCTTGCCATTCCATACGAGGATAGGACGCGGCAAGACCTGTGTAGGATCTTCAACATTAAAGGGATTCCTGCTTTGGTGATAATTGGGGAGGATGGGAAGACTATCAGCATGGATGGGAAGGGGATGATTTCTTTGTACGGTGCCAAGGCCTTCCCGTTCACAGAAAGGAGGATTGCAGAGATAGAAGCAGGGTTGAAAAAGGAAGGAGATGCATTGCCTCAGCAAGTGAAGGACATAAAGCATCATCATGAACTGAAATTGGACATGGCAAAAGCCTATGTGTGCGACTGTTGTAAAAGGCAAGGGAGGTTCTGGGCATTCTCTTGTCAAGTGTGTGATTATGACCTTCACCCTGGATGTGTGCAAAAAACAGAATGA